In Triticum aestivum cultivar Chinese Spring chromosome 5B, IWGSC CS RefSeq v2.1, whole genome shotgun sequence, the following proteins share a genomic window:
- the LOC123115613 gene encoding BTB/POZ and MATH domain-containing protein 1-like, whose amino-acid sequence MAASQGSISRMPSRCTAETARATVAFEIAGYRLLKGHGRGKCLRSPAFSIGGYEWRIRYYPDGNQSEAAEGYVSLFLELLTEKAEVRATFNFMIVEPVERKSILVCSFKEPLVFDPERSSWGVTNFMKTTTEVESVYLRNDCLVIECEVSVIKETLEVHVPPSRLVDNLAKLLEGKKGADVTFKVQGEVFSAHKVLLATQSAVFDAEFYGPMGGKGAQDITIDGMQPAVFKSFLHFIYTDSMPSMDDLEDDDKREMVKHLLVAADKYAMERMKLICEGMLCKSLDVENVATILALADQHNCSNLKDACMEFMLSSNRMNDVIASQGYVQLKRSSPDIIVDVLERAAKSRKI is encoded by the coding sequence ATGGCAGCATCGCAGGGTTCAATATCGAGGATGCCGTCGAGGTGCACAGCAGAGACGGCTCGGGCCACGGTCGCGTTCGAGATCGCCGGCTACAGGCTGCTCAAGGGCCACGGTAGAGGCAAATGCCTCCGTTCTCCAGCATTCTCCATCGGCGGCTACGAATGGCGCATTCGCTACTACCCCGACGGTAACCAAAGCGAGGCAGCCGAAGGTTACGTCtccctcttcctcgagctccttaCCGAAAAGGCCGAGGTGAGGGCCACTTTCAACTTCATGATTGTGGAGCCGGTTGAGCGGAAGTCGATTTTGGTGTGCTCCTTCAAAGAGCCACTAGTGTTCGACCCTGAAAGGTCATCTTGGGGCGTAACAAACTTCATGAAGACCACCACTGAAGTAGAGTCGGTGTACCTGCGAAACGATTGTCTCGTGATCGAGTGCGAAGTCAGTGTTATCAAGGAAACACTCGAGGTCCACGTTCCACCGTCCCGCCTTGTGGATAATCTTGCAAAATTACTAGAGGGGAAGAAAGGAGCGGACGTGACTTTCAAGGTCCAAGGGGAGGTTTTTTCTGCTCATAAGGTTTTGCTTGCGACGCAATCAGCGGTCTTCGACGCGGAGTTCTACGGGCCGATGGGGGGCAAAGGGGCGCAGGACATAACTATAGATGGCATGCAGCCTGCTGTTTTCAAGTCATTTCTTCACTTCATCTACACGGATTCAATGCCTTCCATGGACGATCTCGAGGATGATGACAAAAGAGAAATGGTTAAGCACTTACTTGTGGCTGCAGATAAGTATGCCATGGAAAGGATGAAGCTGATATGTGAAGGCATGCTATGCAAGAGTCTTGATGTTGAGAATGTGGCGACCATATTAGCTCTAGCTGACCAGCACAATTGCAGCAATCTCAAAGATGCTTGCATGGAATTTATGCTCTCTTCGAATAGAATGAATGATGTGATCGCAAGCCAAGGCTATGTACAACTCAAGAGATCTTCGCCTGATATCATTGTGGATGTATTGGAGAGAGCAGCTAAGTCCCGCAAAATTTAG